A genomic region of Metopolophium dirhodum isolate CAU chromosome 1, ASM1992520v1, whole genome shotgun sequence contains the following coding sequences:
- the LOC132937079 gene encoding uncharacterized protein LOC132937079: MNSIVVATICAMFITFSEADIKEGSLPSITAHIPLLENIRDACMLMGKANYSVSSMRLDSPQIGGCVHFNQKKTDVFTTKSFTLWLDTLQNGKQQCGQEGMEQIRYSCEEFSKTSIGNTDDGAKFVRLYGRDVNKKGVESIRCALFEKDVINSTIFRLAVSGNNSCFGLAKVFDDKLSTIPEGSNFLRLTRDPEYQEHQSRDKRSAVNPTPTVQNQDWFTVWMLG, from the exons ATGAATTCGATAGTAGTAGCGACTATTTGTGCTATGTTCATTACTTTCAGTGAGGCAGACATCAAAGAAGGCAGTCTTCCGAGTATTACAGCGC ACATTCCATTGTTGGAAAACATCAGAGATGCGTGTATGTTGATGGGAAAGGCAAATTATTCAGTGAGCAGCATGCGTTTGGATTCGCCGCAGATCGGTGGTTGTGTCCACTTCAACCAGAAAAAAACTGACGTGTTCACGACAAAATCATTTACCCTGTGGCTTGACACTTTGCAGAATGGCAAGCAACAATGCGGTCAGGAAG GTATGGAACAAATCAGATATTCCTGTGAGGAATTTTCCAAGACGTCGATAGGAAATACCGATGATGGAGCTAAGTTCGTACGTCTATACGGCCGAGACGTCAACAAGAAGGGTGTGGAAAGTATCAGATGTgcc TTGTTCGAGAAGGACGTAATCAACAGCACAATTTTCCGCCTAGCAGTGAGCGGAAACAATTCTTGCTTTGGTTTGGCCAAGGTTTTCGATGACAAACTTTCGACGATCCCCGAAGGATCCAATTTTCTACGGTTAACAAGAGACCCAGAATACCAGGAACACCAATCAAGAGACAAACGTTCAGCGGTTAATCCTACCCCCACAGTTCAAAACCAGGACTGGTTTACTGTGTGGATGCTGGGTTAA